A region of Candidatus Eisenbacteria bacterium DNA encodes the following proteins:
- a CDS encoding methyltetrahydrofolate cobalamin methyltransferase, translating to NVSMGLPGRKLINRTFLTMAIYAGLDTLLIDVRDQALISSIYASRILANQDPYCLEYLKAYREKKILV from the coding sequence GCAACGTCAGCATGGGACTCCCGGGAAGGAAATTGATCAATAGAACTTTTCTGACTATGGCGATCTATGCAGGCCTGGATACCCTTCTCATCGATGTCCGAGACCAGGCTCTCATTTCCTCCATTTACGCCAGCAGGATTCTCGCCAATCAGGATCCATACTGCCTTGAATACTTAAAAGCCTACCGAGAAAAGAAGATTTTGGTTTAA